Proteins from one Desmodus rotundus isolate HL8 chromosome 9, HLdesRot8A.1, whole genome shotgun sequence genomic window:
- the YWHAE gene encoding 14-3-3 protein epsilon isoform X1 — MIGRIWCTRRSWPSRLSDTTRERKRETSMRNRSIDWLPPVRARTGDRTCNPEMVESMKKVAGMDVELTVEERNLLSVAYKNVIGARRASWRIISSIEQKEENKGGEDKLKMIREYRQMVETELKLICCDILDVLDKHLIPAANTGESKVFYYKMKGDYHRYLAEFATGNDRKEAAENSLVAYKAASDIAMTELPPTHPIRLGLALNFSVFYYEILNSPDRACRLAKAAFDDAIAELDTLSEESYKDSTLIMQLLRDNLTLWTSDMQGDGEEQNKEALQDVEDENQ; from the exons agagagaggaagagagaaacatcgatgcgaaacagaagcattgattggttgcctcctgtacgcgcccggactggggaccgaacctgcaacccag AAATGGTGGAATCAATGAAGAAAGTAGCAGGTATGGATGTGGAATTGACAGTTGAAGAAAGGAACCTCCTATCTGTTGCATATAAAAATGTGATTGGAGCTAGAAGAGCTTCCTGGAGAATAATCAGCAGCattgaacagaaagaagaaaacaaaggaggagAAGACAAACTAAAAATGATTCGGGAATATCGGCAAATG GTTGAGACTGAACTAAAGTTAATCTGTTGTGACATTCTGGATGTACTGGACAAACACCTCATTCCAGCAGCTAACACTGGCGAGTCCAAGgttttctattataaaat gaaagGGGACTACCACAGGTATCTGGCTGAATTTGCCACAGGAAATGACAGGAAGGAGGCTGCAGAGAACAGCCTAGTGGCTTATAAAGCTGCTAGTGATATTGCAATGACAGAACTTCCACCAACGCATCCTATTCGCTTAGGTCTTGCTCTCAATTTTTCCGTATTCTACTATGAAATTCTTAATTCCCCTGACCGTGCCTGCAG GTTGGCAAAAGCAGCTTTTGATGATGCAATTGCAGAACTGGATACGCTGAGTGAAGAAAGCTATAAGGACTCTACACTTATCATGCAGTTGTTACGTGATAATCTGACACTATGGACTTCAGACATGCAGGGTGATG GTGAAGAGCAGAATAAAGAAGCGCTGCAGGATGTGGAAGATGAAAATCAGTGA
- the YWHAE gene encoding 14-3-3 protein epsilon isoform X2, with protein MIGRIWCTRRSWPSRLSDTTRERKRETSMRNRSIDWLPPVRARTGDRTCNPEMVESMKKVAGMDVELTVEERNLLSVAYKNVIGARRASWRIISSIEQKEENKGGEDKLKMIREYRQMVETELKLICCDILDVLDKHLIPAANTGESKVFYYKMKGDYHRYLAEFATGNDRKEAAENSLVAYKAASDIAMTELPPTHPIRLGLALNFSVFYYEILNSPDRACRLAKAAFDDAIAELDTLSEESYKDSTLIMQLLRDNLTLWTSDMQGDDS; from the exons agagagaggaagagagaaacatcgatgcgaaacagaagcattgattggttgcctcctgtacgcgcccggactggggaccgaacctgcaacccag AAATGGTGGAATCAATGAAGAAAGTAGCAGGTATGGATGTGGAATTGACAGTTGAAGAAAGGAACCTCCTATCTGTTGCATATAAAAATGTGATTGGAGCTAGAAGAGCTTCCTGGAGAATAATCAGCAGCattgaacagaaagaagaaaacaaaggaggagAAGACAAACTAAAAATGATTCGGGAATATCGGCAAATG GTTGAGACTGAACTAAAGTTAATCTGTTGTGACATTCTGGATGTACTGGACAAACACCTCATTCCAGCAGCTAACACTGGCGAGTCCAAGgttttctattataaaat gaaagGGGACTACCACAGGTATCTGGCTGAATTTGCCACAGGAAATGACAGGAAGGAGGCTGCAGAGAACAGCCTAGTGGCTTATAAAGCTGCTAGTGATATTGCAATGACAGAACTTCCACCAACGCATCCTATTCGCTTAGGTCTTGCTCTCAATTTTTCCGTATTCTACTATGAAATTCTTAATTCCCCTGACCGTGCCTGCAG GTTGGCAAAAGCAGCTTTTGATGATGCAATTGCAGAACTGGATACGCTGAGTGAAGAAAGCTATAAGGACTCTACACTTATCATGCAGTTGTTACGTGATAATCTGACACTATGGACTTCAGACATGCAGGGTGATG ATTCCTAA
- the YWHAE gene encoding 14-3-3 protein epsilon isoform X3 — MDDREDLVYQAKLAEQAERYDEMVESMKKVAGMDVELTVEERNLLSVAYKNVIGARRASWRIISSIEQKEENKGGEDKLKMIREYRQMVETELKLICCDILDVLDKHLIPAANTGESKVFYYKMKGDYHRYLAEFATGNDRKEAAENSLVAYKAASDIAMTELPPTHPIRLGLALNFSVFYYEILNSPDRACRLAKAAFDDAIAELDTLSEESYKDSTLIMQLLRDNLTLWTSDMQGDGEEQNKEALQDVEDENQ; from the exons AAATGGTGGAATCAATGAAGAAAGTAGCAGGTATGGATGTGGAATTGACAGTTGAAGAAAGGAACCTCCTATCTGTTGCATATAAAAATGTGATTGGAGCTAGAAGAGCTTCCTGGAGAATAATCAGCAGCattgaacagaaagaagaaaacaaaggaggagAAGACAAACTAAAAATGATTCGGGAATATCGGCAAATG GTTGAGACTGAACTAAAGTTAATCTGTTGTGACATTCTGGATGTACTGGACAAACACCTCATTCCAGCAGCTAACACTGGCGAGTCCAAGgttttctattataaaat gaaagGGGACTACCACAGGTATCTGGCTGAATTTGCCACAGGAAATGACAGGAAGGAGGCTGCAGAGAACAGCCTAGTGGCTTATAAAGCTGCTAGTGATATTGCAATGACAGAACTTCCACCAACGCATCCTATTCGCTTAGGTCTTGCTCTCAATTTTTCCGTATTCTACTATGAAATTCTTAATTCCCCTGACCGTGCCTGCAG GTTGGCAAAAGCAGCTTTTGATGATGCAATTGCAGAACTGGATACGCTGAGTGAAGAAAGCTATAAGGACTCTACACTTATCATGCAGTTGTTACGTGATAATCTGACACTATGGACTTCAGACATGCAGGGTGATG GTGAAGAGCAGAATAAAGAAGCGCTGCAGGATGTGGAAGATGAAAATCAGTGA